From a region of the Limnochordia bacterium genome:
- a CDS encoding CCA tRNA nucleotidyltransferase, whose product MSRKQLEPPSHVSYLCTKLEEAGFQAYIVGGAVRDLLRGVEPTDWDICTDAHPEEVASVFETTLPTGVKYGTVTVLIDGRPLEVTTMRQDGTYTDGRHPVAVTFGTDLIEDLARRDFTINAIAYSPIDDRYIDPFGGKRDIKKGIVRTVGDPKQRFQEDGLRILRFFRFVATLDFKPHRATSLAIDPNWLLPISKERIRDEFSRLITAQEPTYTLRLMHRRGVLGVVIPELILCDDIPKGGFEKQSVLEHSMAVTGFVEPNLVLRLAALLHDVGKGKTLTWDRHGAHYYGHDRVGEVMVQDILGRLRYSKKVINQVSHLVRWHMFQIAPAATKRALRRFIARVGKDTVDDLLKLRCADILGSQPRDMVQARSYLESLTQQMREILQEDEVFSLQDLAVDGRDLQTYLELRPGPIIGSTLSYLLEQVIDEPDLNQRDILLQLAADHLNTNKTN is encoded by the coding sequence ATGTCTCGAAAACAGTTGGAGCCACCGTCCCATGTAAGCTACCTGTGCACCAAACTTGAAGAAGCCGGTTTCCAAGCGTACATCGTAGGAGGTGCAGTACGGGATCTGCTCCGTGGGGTGGAACCTACCGACTGGGATATCTGTACCGATGCTCATCCTGAAGAAGTAGCATCGGTATTTGAGACAACACTACCCACCGGCGTAAAATATGGCACAGTGACAGTACTTATTGATGGAAGACCGCTGGAAGTCACCACAATGCGACAGGACGGTACCTATACCGATGGACGACACCCTGTGGCTGTAACCTTCGGTACTGATTTAATAGAGGATCTTGCCCGACGAGACTTTACCATCAATGCTATCGCCTACAGTCCCATAGATGATCGTTACATTGATCCTTTCGGCGGAAAACGGGATATAAAAAAGGGGATCGTCCGAACTGTCGGGGATCCCAAGCAACGTTTCCAAGAAGATGGTCTGCGGATCCTGCGTTTCTTCCGTTTTGTGGCTACTTTGGACTTCAAACCTCATCGGGCTACTTCACTTGCAATTGATCCCAACTGGCTCTTGCCCATTAGCAAAGAAAGGATAAGGGATGAGTTTAGTCGTCTGATCACCGCCCAGGAGCCAACCTATACCTTACGTTTAATGCACCGGCGGGGAGTATTAGGCGTGGTCATTCCAGAACTGATTCTCTGTGACGATATTCCCAAGGGCGGATTCGAAAAGCAAAGCGTCCTTGAGCACTCCATGGCTGTAACTGGCTTTGTGGAACCCAACCTTGTACTGCGTCTTGCCGCTTTGCTCCATGATGTCGGTAAAGGCAAAACACTGACGTGGGACAGACATGGTGCACACTATTACGGTCATGACCGGGTTGGCGAGGTAATGGTCCAAGACATCCTCGGCCGATTGCGCTATAGCAAGAAAGTAATCAACCAGGTATCCCACCTAGTGCGCTGGCACATGTTTCAAATTGCCCCCGCCGCCACTAAGCGAGCCCTCCGGCGTTTTATCGCTCGGGTGGGCAAAGATACGGTGGATGATTTACTCAAGCTCCGCTGTGCTGATATACTAGGAAGCCAGCCCCGGGACATGGTCCAGGCGCGCTCATATTTGGAAAGCCTTACACAACAGATGCGAGAGATTCTACAGGAAGATGAGGTTTTCTCTCTCCAGGACTTGGCCGTCGATGGCCGAGACCTACAGACTTATCTGGAACTTAGACCAGGCCCTATCATAGGTAGTACATTGAGTTACTTATTGGAACAGGTTATAGATGAGCCCGACCTAAATCAAAGGGATATCCTACTACAACTCGCAGCAGACCATCTGAATACCAATAAGACCAACTGA